The DNA sequence GGCTACTACACTGTTCTGGCCAATGTTCTTGCATCGGGTGGACTGTGGGATGAAATGGCAGCAGCGTGGAGGGCCATGAAGGGGAGCAAGGTGAGGAAGACGCCTGGAATGAGCTGGATCGTGGTGGATGCGAGGAGTCATGTGTTCTTCTCTGGGGATCAGATGCATCCACAGTGTGCAGAGATATATGAGATGCTGGACGACACCCTTGTACCTCAAATAAAGAAGGATAATGGGAGCTGATGCAGTTGCAAAACATGCAGCGGATCTTGATGAACAAACTGGAAAAGTATGGAAAACTTGCTCAAGGCAACAGAATGTACTTTTGTAGTCCATTTCAAGTATAACAAGGGTTGACTTGTGTGTACTTTGCAGCTCATTTCAAGTACAACAAGTTATGAGAAGCTGCAGAAGCTTTGTTATGCCCACTACGATTTGAGGTTGAGAATCCATTAACAGGAGATGGATCATGAAGAGAGGTTATTTGATCCATTCTCCATGATTTTGATGCCACATTATTGGATGAAGAAAACCCGATGGATTGGCTAGAGAACTCAATGAGTGAAGCAAACCCTGTTCTAGATGGGGGAGATCACCCATCTCAGTTTGCTGTTGACGAAATAAATAAAATGGATGGGTGCTTGAATAGAAAGCAACGGAAGTTTGCAGCAAATAAAACAAAGGTCAGGAGGGTTTCCAGCCTTACAAAAATTGCTGGTTATAAGAAAGGCAAGAAGGCACTGCTGAATGAAGATGATGAATTTGCTGATACTAGCAGTGAGCTGATACTGGGAATGGGCTTtaatttggaaaaaaaaagtgAAGAAGAAAGGAGTGGCATAGAGAAGAAGGAGAGATGGCTAAGAAGAGGGTGCCGGCGAAGAAGGCGGAGAAGGTGATGGAGTAGAAGAGGCCAAGGGTGATGAAGGGACACAAAATACAACTGAACGTTCAAAAAGAGAAGCAGCATAGACCTATATGGTTTCTATTATTAACAAACTGTTAGTAAGTGGATTATATTTATTGCGTTGCCTCCTTTGATTTATCTTTTTCTGAAATGAGGTTGTGATACTAATCAGAACTACTACTCAGGTTGCTGGTGGTGGAGCTGGGCAACTCAGACTATCCAAGAAGCTCTTGGTGGTTCCAAACAAATGCGAAAATGATCATTTGCAGGCTACAGGAATATGTGAAGCACCAGTGTGATGATGTGTGACAGTTATCACCTTTTTTAGCTTTCAAAGTTTCAACTAGTGTTAGAGCACAAGTTATTGTGCATTTTTCTCATCTCGTGTGAATCTTGCTCAGTTTTCTCTGCAGCGAATTATCAACCATCCTCTGTTTTTATGCTGTTACTGTTCAGTACGCTATCCCTCTGTTTTCGACAGAGTTTACATTGAAATTTCGACAGAGTTTTCATTGAAATTCCGAAGCATGTTTCAGTGCGAGATTTCCGAAATGCTTTCGCCGTGAAAGAAAAAGTTTGCCTGGTGAGGAAACATGACATGAACCAACTTAGGACAGTTCTGAAACTTATGCATTTGGATTTTTACGTCTTAGCTAGTTAGATTTAGATTGTGCTCTGTAATGCGAGTTGTCTtctgattatcatatacttgcgTCTGCCTGAGCAGGCAGAGTCCATGTAGCAGTAGCTTGTTTGCTCAGATTGGCAAAGTTCAGCGACAGTTTGAAAAGTAGGCATGATACAATCTCGACCAGATGACACGAGTGTTTTGTCTTACGCAGGCACGACCGACTCCGGTCATTCGACGGATGCGGCGTACCGGATCACAATCTCTGCTTCCACGCCTGGATCGCCTGGGAGGATGCCTTCGTCGACGGTCGGAGCTGACACCGTCGTGATCATCTGCTCCTGCATGACGCTCTCTTCTCCCTGCATGTTCCCTGAACTTTGTATATCCAGTGAGTTTTGCCTGATTACCTGTGTACAGCCGTTGACTAGAGGTGGCCATGTCTCTGTCGCTGACTCTCTGTCTTGATTTTGAATACTAAGAAAATCTTCTTTCCCTCTCATCTAATCTCGCCGGTCTTCTCCCGATGCCATTCCCCCTGAAATTCTTATCTTCCCATCTCCTCCAATCCCGGACCACTCCCAAATTCTGACTTGTTTTCTGCTCCTGCTTGTACTCTACTCCTGAACTCCGGACTGTTCTGCtccccatggcggcggcgggcgagccgGAGGTGATCCGGGACAAGGCGGCGATGCGGGCGTGgtcgcggcgccgccgcgcggagGGCAAGACGGTTGTGCTGGTGCCCACCATGGGCTTCCTCCACGAAGGCCACCTCTCGCTCGTCTCCGCGGCGGCCAACGCCTCCGCGGGGGCCCCCGTCGCCGTGGTCGTCTCCATCTACGTGAACCCCAGCCAGTTCGCGCCCACCGAGGACCTCGCCACCTACCCCTCCGacctcgccggcgacctccgcaAGCTCGCCTCCACTGGCGCCGTCCACGCCGTCTTCAACCCCCCAGACCTCTACGTCCGCGGTACCTCCGGTTCCGGGCGCGCGGCTATCTCGGGTTCCTgcctggaggaggcggcggggggCCACGAGACCTGGATTCGGGTGGAGCGGCTGGAGGTGGGGCTGTGTGGGAGCAGCCGGCCGGTGTTCTTCCGTGGAGTGGCCACCGTGGTGTCCAAGCTGTTCAACGTCGTCGAGCCTGACGTCGCCGTCTTTGGGAAGAAGGATTATCAGCAGTGGCGTCTCATCTGCAGAATGGTAATTATTTCTTCTCCATTTGCAGTTTGCCGAAGAAACACTAACTTTATTCCTTGCAACGCCTGCTTTGAAGTAAACTACCTACTTACATTAGATTGTTATCATTATACGCGATTGGATCATCACAAAAAGTAGGCGGGAGACGATATTTGCTAGGGATTTGCTACTGAGAACTAACTTTGTGCTCAATTAACTCCTACACCATTTGATGTGCATTTTGATTCGTGCTAGTCATGAATTGCAAcctgagttgcaactgagattcgaTGACATCATCTGACTTAGAACGAAAttatttctcagtcgactgagaaatagtcacaccctgTTTGTTAACAAGGTTTAGCGGTCAATATCTACATCCCCGGGCATGCTTAACAGGCGCTCCTCCCTATGTACTAATCATAGTATCACCAACGACAAGCCTGTTGAGGTCAACAAACACATCCCGATCACAGCCATGCCGGCAAAGGTCTGCATGCCGGTCCGGTCACCCTGCCAGGGGCGCCGGACAGTCCTCGTGTAATCTTGTGTCTAAACTACAGCTAGCGTCTAGTCTAATTTGGCTGACCTGGATGCCTTCATATAATCGGGCACAGGTTACAAGTGTTTGACTCCAGCACCTTACTTAACCGCTCAATGCAGGTACATACACAACTTTAACATAAATGATAAACAACCCACAATTCTGTGTACATTGTACAAAGAGCCTTGAAGTAAAACATTATCAAAGAGGAAGATAATTTCTCCTGTTCATCACATAATGAATGTCAATGTGCAAACTGCTCAGTGCAATTATTTGTTCTGTTCTCATCTTGTCATTGCCCTCTTCTCTCCATCTTTCAGCTTGATTTACATATCCTTGTTGGCCAATTAGATTTCCTTGCTGGACAGCTTGATACGTTCATTTGGACAATGCATAATTTATAATTTACATGGCAAGTACTTTTTGCTCCATTTGAATAATCATTTCAGTGGATGGTCTGATTTGATGCATAACTTGTCTGttcttgtttcgatgcttcaggcCTCCGGTCACATTTATCAAATGCTAATTCTATTAGCTCACAGTATTTTCATTTGCTTCAGTTACTAGATATGCTCCTGTTGTTTTCAGGTTCGTGACCTTGACTTTGCCATAGAGATCATAGGATCAGAAATAGTGCGCGAAGCCGATGGTCTTGCCATGAGCTCTCGCAATGTGCACCTATCGCGTGAGGAAAGGGAGAAGGTTTCTTTTTTACTCAAACTCACAAATGGTTTTCACTGACTCCTGTAGGGTGCATTTACAAAAGACAGCAAGATTTATCAGTTTCATATCCTTTATGATTCTCTTATTATTATATAATGGGGCAATACGCAGAAAAACACTAGGAAGTCGATACATGTCATGAAACAAATGATTTTGATACTTTATATGAATGATTTATACACTGTCTATGATTGCTTTTATTTCTTTTGTAGGCGTTATCCATTAATAGATCATTGGTAAATGCTAGAAGTGCTGCATTGAAaaatagcaacattgctagccaaCATATGAAGAATCAAATAGCGCAGACACTGTCTGAAGCTGGTGGTCGGGTTGACTATGTTGAGGTAATATTGGAGCCTTTTTTCATATTTAAGTCCCGTGTTTTCCTTGAAGTATTTTTATTGAGTTCTCCATTATCTCAATATGATTTATTTACTATTGTGTCCTAATAGTTCTTTGAtgaattttttgttttaatatTTTTGCTGGTTGTCTCCTAGAGAACCTCTGAAATATTCATGTTATAGCCGTAGTTTGTAGTATTGGAAAGCCCAAATCCAACATGAATATTTTCTGGAACAACATACCACTGTTTAGataaaagttcaaatttgattattTTGCAAAAGTAATGCCATACTGAACATGGCATGTAAGCCTTTATGGTCAACTCATTAAAATTTGTATTGAGTTATCTTTCATCTCAGTTGTGAACCTTTTTCACCTTTTGTGGTAACACCGATGCTGGTTGTCTCCAGGTGAACCTTCGAAATCGACATAGTATACTTGTATATtttgtactccctctgatccataataagtgtcgtggttttagttgaACTAAAACCAGGAAGCTTATTAGGGATTGGAGGGCGTAGCATCAGACAGCAAAGTTCAGCATAattatcatttttttttcctttttaacaaCAAACTGCTGATATGATATAAAGAATACCACCATAAGGGGCATCTCATTTTCTCAAGGACATTTTTACATCAATTGATTACAGTACTTTTTATTCGCATTGGAACTTTTATTGTCAATGCAGATCGTGGAGCAAGAAAGTCTGGTACCTGTGGATACCATCGATCGCCCCGTCGTCATCTGTGTTGCCGCATGGTTTGGAAAGGTTAGGCTGATCGACAATATCGAGATCCATCCGGGATTCTGAGGGTTCTACTAGGGCCTTGGAAATGTATTCTTTATCAAAATAAAGGACCATGTTGTACACTGCAAGTCTGTAACAGCCACATGCAGAGAACTTGTAGGGTACCTGCTATAACTTCCTCGGTATTTGTTTGAGTAATCAACGTCTTCGGCAGACTGAAGTTACTAGCTCCTGCTTTCCCGCCAAGGCACCGTGTTCAAGGTACTCAAAGTTCTTCCCCAGTGCTTTTCTTGAGTTTTGCCATGGCCTGACCTGGCAATATCACCCTTGGCCGGGCTCCTGACAAAGTGTCAAGCATGCAGGCATGGCTCGTCCCACACCAGCGATGACCTGCACCTACCGTCCCAGGCATCTGCATAGCCTATGGTGTGTTCGTGTCGATCTGCATCGGAGAAGGCACCACGCGGAAGATACTTGCGCTTGACACTGGTGCCAGCAACTTACTTACAGGTGATGTGCAAGCCGTGCCGATTGGTCAACACTTGAGCATGACATGTGTGTATCATTGTTTCACAAACATTATGCTTCTGTTTCCATTTGAGTATAAGATAAGTGCAGTTCCTCTTTGCCAGCACTTGAGGTTACTGGAACTCAAAATGACTCTAGCGAAATCGTATTTAGGAACTTGAGCACAGTATAGGCTAATAATGTTGGGAAAACCAGGCACACATTTTAACCTCTTAATTGGAGATTAGCACTCTTAAACGTGATCTGAAAATGCCGAGAGAAAACTAATGTAAACTTTAGTGCTCTCTCTGGTTCATATTAAtttactcaactttgtctagatacaaacCTATCTAGTTAAGAAACACGTCTAGGTACATCCATAtgtagataaagttgagtcaattaattcgaATCGGGGGTGTATCACTATTTATTAACTCGTGGGTCGTTGCTTGTGTCGGATAGAAACATATGCATGAAACATATATGGAAAAAAGAGTCACTTCATGGTGCTTGTGTCGGATAGAAACATATGCATGAAACATATATGGAAAAAAGAGTCACTTCATGGCTCTTGACCATAGAGGGTGTCTTAGGTAAGGAGAGAAGCACTCTCTTGACCATACAGGATGTCTTAGGTAGGGAGATAGATTCAAATCAACACACAGAAATATCAATCCTTTTTACGTGAAAAacctctcaacttgagaggaaaaATCCCATGGGGGTGACACCACCAAAATCTTCCACTATTATCAAATGGGGATACAACTTACTCTTCTATAAACAACACTAAAGCATCTCATGCATCAAGATACACACAGATCTTAGATGCAAACAACAAGATTTGGAGCACAAAAGATAGGGCTTGGAGCAATCTTATCAAAGATGTTGGAACCACGGCTTGAAGGAGACAAGGTAGTAAATCCGGTCTTTACAATCTCGTGGGCAAGGCTCGACGCTTGATCTCTTCCTTCAACTATCTGTTTCCTTTTTCTCTTGGTTTTGTTCTCCAATGGAGGCCAACCTCGGTTTTCTTCACACTACATAGTGGTGGCTAGATGGAGGAATATCCTCTTCCTTGCCTCATGTGCAATTTCCAAAATGGCTATCGGTCAAAACCCTAATGGTCAATGGGCTATTGCAACTGTTTGGGCTGCGCGGAAGGCTTTATAAGGCCATCTTCTCACAACACTCATGAGGAGGATACCCAACATTCTCCCCCATCTAACTCATGTGGTGGTTGTGGGGGCACCACCATGCATGTTGCCTTGCAACAATTTTTTTTTACAAAGAaagtatattaatatcgcggagataccaattacgcTAAACCTCTACAGAAACACAATGTTCTAAAGACATTACGAACGCACATAACCCTACAACAGAAGGAAGAAGATAAAAAGAAAAGACCCCGCTACAGTGATCAAAACCTTGTAGCAGTAGCACAAACCACTACCAAGACAACACCCTAAGTCCAACTTCTCCAAAAGTGGCGTCTCTAAGAAGGAAACATTGTACAAGCACCGTCACCGTCcgatcataggttttcaccctagAAAAGTCCgctctctctcaaaacaatgcctagaACAAGACCATTGCCACACACAACCACTTAAGGTaagaccttgaattttcacctTAAAAGATAAAGCATTGTACTCCTCATGTGTTGCCGTCCCCGCTTACCGATGCCGGCATGCCACTACTACAAGTCAAGAAACACCAAGCAAAGTCCTCATCGCCTCGAAGACTCGGTCATGTGTTGCCACTGTCGTCACCATAGAAATCGAAACACCGACATGCCTCATGGTGACACAGACAACGAAGCTTCGCGCCACACATACATGAAGCCGCACAACCAGAAATATGGCTGCACACAATCAAATCCCATCCGACAGCAATCTAGCTACATGCATCAAGCACCCAATTGAGATCTCCAACGGATCGTTCCGAAACTCGTCACCAGCCAGATCAATGAGGACACACATCAAGCAAAACATCGTCTTTGCGAAAGAAGAAACCTAAGACCACCTACTTGTTCGAGCACACCAGCAGCACCCCACGCCGTCGGTTGGAGcagcaaaggaggaggaggcagcTGCAGAAGCATCCACGAAATTCATCCATGGCGGTTGGCTAGCCCAGATTGGACCCTACATCGAGGGATCTTGACGGAGCTTCACGCCATCCGCTGCCATTCAGGCCCCGACCATCAAGGCCGCGCGACCTATTACCGCAATCACAGCCCCATCGGCGCCATGATACACTCCTCCCCTCCATCCTTTGCCGAGAGGGAGGACATCGCCACCGCCGGTGACGGCGCCATCTAGGATCCCCTGGAGGTGGACTACCGGCGGCGGAGTCGAAGATTGCTTCTGGCTCTACCGGAGAGCAACCCAAGAGCACCGTCGGGAGTTTTGTCATCATATCCGAGCCATTCTTGTACTTGTAGGTATGGATCTTCTCAAGTTTCAACAACTTGGAACTCACAACTTCTTGAATCCAGTGATACATTACATCAATGTGCTTGGTTTGAGAGTGAAAACTTGGATTCTTAGCAAGATGGATAGCATTATGACTATCACAAAACATATTCTAAATTTGTTGCTGCATCCCAACATCTACAAGAAGTTTTTCACCCATAACACTtcatttacccgcaaaaaaaaacactTCATTTGAAGCCTCAACCGCTGAAATGTGTTGACATGTTCTGCATGTTCATCGCTAGTGTTATGTTAAGATGATAGTATCATGAATCGTTTTTTCCTTTGGTTTGTGGGAAAATTGGACACATTGACAAGAGTTGCTCTGTTAAGTTGAAGAGAGGGGAGGAACCACAGTATGGGAAATGGCTTAAATGGGTGCCGCAGAAGAAGGGGAACCAATATGTAAACCAACGGAACTGGTATGATCGGAATGGAGGAAAGAACCTTAGTCTCAGTAACTTTGTAAGGGGGTCAGGGAGCGATAGCCCGTCGTGGCGCAAGGATGTTGGGACAATTCTAGCTAATGCAAGCATAATAGATGGAAGTGTGAAGGATGGTACCAATCCTTCAATAACTACAGAGAGGAAGGATCTTAACAATGTTGTGGGCGAGGAAAAACAGTCGCTGATCGGGGAAGGAAAGGATGGAGGTAATAATAGGGTGACCTTGGAGGAGGGGAAGGAAGGTATGGTACAGGAGAGTAGTCCTGCAATGATACTGGACGTAGGGGTTGCAGTGTTGGAAGAAGTAGGAAAAAATAAAGAGGTGCAGGAGACAGAAAATAAGGACCAAGAGGACAGTGTGTGTGGAGGTGGGAAGGTAGAAAATGAGAAGTCGGGTAGGAAGAAGTTTAAGAAGGTTGTGCGAAATGTGGAGAACACAACATCAGGTGTGGGGGGGAGTTTTGACAAGAAGAGGGGCGCTGAGGAGATGGACGTCGATGTGCAGACAGATCCGAAGAGGAGTAAAGGAACTCTGGTAGCATATAGCAAGAATGAGAGTCAGACTATCAATGTGAAAGCGGGGCTGTCAGAACAGCCTCGCGTGCATCAATGAAGATTGTAGGTTGGAATGGTCGGGGGTTGGGGAACGGCCCGGCCATTCGAGGTCTTCTGGATCTCCAGAAGAGGGAGGACCCCGATGTACTTTTTGTGTCGGAAACGAAATTGAAGGGAGAGAAGTTGGATTGGTTGAGGTGGAAATTGGGTATGCCCAATATGCTAGTCAAAGACTGTGAAGGTCAAAGTGGAGGGCTAGTTCTATTCTGGAAGAATGAGGTCAATTTGAGACAAGTGGGTTTTCAGTCTAGATATCACATTGACACTGAGATCATGGAGAAGGACGGTTTTGTTTGGAGATTTACAGGAATATATGGTGAGCCGAAGACTGAAGAAAGGGATAAGACATGGCAATTGATGCGTACTTTGAAGCACCAAAATGATAAACCTTGGTTGTGTGTAGGGGACTTTAATGAAATTTTATATGCATGGGAGAAGGAAGGTGGTGCACCAAAACCGCAGAGGCAAATGGACAAATTTAAGGAGGCACTAGAGTGTTGCGCTTTGGATGATCTCGGATTTGTTGGTGATCCATTCACCTGGAGAAACAATAGTCATTCAGCTGAGAATTATGTGAAGGAAAGATTGGATAGGGCGGTGGCAACGCAAGGTTGGAAGGATAGATTTCCTGCTTATAAGGTGGTGAATGGCGACCCACGTCACTCGGATCATCGGCCGGTTATAGTGGACACGCATGGGGGTCTGACTAAACGGTTTAACTCGACCCGAAATTTAATGCCGAAGTTTGAAGCGAGGTGGTTGGAGGAACCAGAATGTAGGAGTATTGTAGAGAATGCATGGGGTATGGAAGTGGGAGTGAATAACAAAGGGGTAACAGCGGCTGTGAGAGGAGTTCTTGGCAACCTGGTTGATTGGAGTAAGAATGTTCTGGGGGAGttggagaaaagaataaaaagagttAAGAGAGAATTAGAAGAGTGGAGGAGGAAAGATATAGGGAGGGTGCAACTACATAAAGAGCAGGTGCTTCGGTTTAAGCTAAGTCGGTTAGAAGAGCAAAGAGAAACATATTGGAAACAACGTGCACATGTAAGCTGGATGAAGGAGGGTGATAGGAACACAAAGTTCTTTCACACATATGCTtcagagaggaagaggagaaATCATATAAAAAAATTAAGGAAGGAGGATGGTggtgtggtggaggaggaggaggccatgaaAGAGGTGGTTACTAACTATTTTACAAATCTGTTTACATCTTCTACAGGTACGCGGATGGAGGAGCTTATGGATCGTATTGATCCACGAGTCACCCAGCCAATGAACGAATTGCTTTGCAAGGAGTTCACCGGGGAGGAGGTGGTTGAAGCATTGGAGAGTATAGGTGATCTCAAAGCACCAGGACCAGATGGTATGCACTCAATTTTTTACAAGAAGTTTTGGGATGTGGTGGGAGAGAAGGTAACCGATGAGGTGTTATGTGTGCTGAATGGTGGTCCTATGCCTCCGGACTGGAATGATACATGCATTGTGCTGATTCCAAAGAC is a window from the Lolium rigidum isolate FL_2022 unplaced genomic scaffold, APGP_CSIRO_Lrig_0.1 contig_70191_1, whole genome shotgun sequence genome containing:
- the LOC124682193 gene encoding pantoate--beta-alanine ligase-like; this encodes MAAAGEPEVIRDKAAMRAWSRRRRAEGKTVVLVPTMGFLHEGHLSLVSAAANASAGAPVAVVVSIYVNPSQFAPTEDLATYPSDLAGDLRKLASTGAVHAVFNPPDLYVRGTSGSGRAAISGSCLEEAAGGHETWIRVERLEVGLCGSSRPVFFRGVATVVSKLFNVVEPDVAVFGKKDYQQWRLICRMVRDLDFAIEIIGSEIVREADGLAMSSRNVHLSREEREKALSINRSLVNARSAALKNSNIASQHMKNQIAQTLSEAGGRVDYVEIVEQESLVPVDTIDRPVVICVAAWFGKVRLIDNIEIHPGF